Proteins encoded by one window of Myxococcales bacterium:
- a CDS encoding dihydrofolate reductase, with translation MRKLVYYVATTVDGFIADEHHSVDALTNQGDHVTEYVDALKTYDTIVMGRRTYEFGLRFGVTDPYPWAETVVFGGLADAPPHPRVRFTREDPVGVIEALKLREGSPIYLCGGGRLARTLFDAGAVDELIVKISPVLLGSGIPLTMGLGKSVPLRHRSSKVHDVGVVVTRYEVMR, from the coding sequence ATGAGAAAGCTCGTGTACTACGTCGCGACCACGGTCGACGGTTTCATCGCCGACGAGCACCACAGCGTGGATGCGCTCACCAACCAAGGCGACCACGTCACCGAGTACGTCGACGCCCTCAAAACCTACGACACGATCGTGATGGGACGACGCACGTACGAGTTCGGTCTGCGCTTCGGGGTCACCGATCCCTATCCGTGGGCCGAGACGGTCGTGTTCGGCGGGCTCGCGGACGCGCCCCCCCATCCACGGGTGCGCTTCACGCGCGAAGATCCCGTCGGCGTGATTGAAGCGCTCAAGCTACGAGAAGGCTCACCGATTTACCTTTGCGGGGGCGGCCGCCTCGCCCGCACGCTGTTCGATGCCGGCGCGGTCGACGAGCTGATCGTCAAAATTAGTCCGGTGCTGCTCGGCAGCGGAATCCCTCTCACGATGGGGCTCGGAAAGTCCGTGCCGCTGAGGCATCGCTCGAGCAAGGTGCACGACGTCGGCGTGGTGGTGACGCGCTACGAGGTCATGCGCTGA